The proteins below are encoded in one region of Thermus albus:
- the proB gene encoding glutamate 5-kinase, with translation MRPGLEAKRLVIKVGSAVLAGPGGLDRGVMAEIARQVLALRQEGREVVLVSSGAVAAGMAALGLPRPQDMPTKQALAATGQPLLMAHWREAFAPTPVAQVLLTAEDLASRERYLNAKATLQALLRLRVVPIINENDTVAFQEIRFGDNDQLSARVAALVEAGLLVLLSDVDALYEDDPKKNPKARPIPEVERVELVLDHAGEGNPLGSGGMRSKLLAARIAGRVGIPTLLLPGRRPGVVLEALQGIPLGTYFHAKRRYRGQRAWLYGLLKPKGELVLDAGAVRALRERGASLLPAGIKAVRGRFGRGEAVRLLTEEGEEVGVGLANYAAEEVERIKGHRSGEIEGLLGYRYTEEVVHRDHLVLKEAKEEV, from the coding sequence ATGCGGCCGGGACTCGAGGCCAAGCGGCTGGTCATCAAGGTGGGGAGCGCGGTCCTAGCGGGGCCCGGGGGTCTGGATAGGGGGGTGATGGCGGAGATCGCCCGCCAAGTCCTGGCCCTCCGCCAGGAGGGGCGGGAGGTGGTCCTGGTCTCCTCGGGGGCGGTGGCGGCGGGGATGGCCGCTTTGGGCCTACCCCGCCCCCAGGACATGCCCACCAAGCAGGCCTTGGCCGCCACCGGCCAGCCCCTTCTCATGGCCCATTGGCGGGAGGCTTTCGCCCCTACCCCGGTGGCCCAGGTCCTCCTCACCGCCGAGGATCTGGCGAGCCGCGAGCGCTACCTGAACGCCAAGGCCACGCTCCAGGCCCTTTTGCGCCTTAGGGTGGTGCCCATCATCAACGAGAACGACACCGTGGCCTTCCAGGAGATCCGCTTCGGGGATAACGACCAGCTTTCCGCCCGGGTGGCGGCCTTGGTGGAGGCGGGGCTATTGGTGCTCCTTTCCGATGTGGACGCCCTTTATGAGGACGATCCCAAGAAAAACCCCAAGGCCCGGCCCATCCCGGAGGTGGAACGGGTGGAGCTGGTCCTGGACCACGCCGGGGAGGGAAACCCCCTGGGGAGTGGGGGGATGCGCTCCAAGCTCCTCGCCGCCCGCATCGCGGGCCGGGTGGGCATTCCCACCCTGCTCCTGCCCGGAAGGAGGCCTGGGGTGGTGCTGGAAGCCCTTCAGGGGATTCCTTTGGGCACCTACTTCCACGCCAAAAGGCGCTACCGGGGGCAGAGGGCCTGGCTCTATGGCCTCTTAAAGCCCAAGGGGGAGCTGGTCTTGGATGCTGGGGCGGTGCGGGCCCTTAGGGAAAGGGGGGCAAGCCTTTTACCTGCCGGCATCAAGGCGGTGCGGGGGCGGTTTGGCCGGGGGGAGGCGGTGCGCCTCCTCACTGAGGAGGGGGAGGAGGTGGGGGTGGGCCTGGCCAACTATGCCGCCGAGGAGGTGGAGCGCATCAAGGGGCATAGGAGCGGAGAGATAGAGGGCCTCTTGGGCTACCGCTACACCGAGGAGGTGGTCCACCGGGACCACCTGGTCCTAAAGGAGGCTAAGGAGGAGGTATGA